Proteins from a genomic interval of Oncorhynchus kisutch isolate 150728-3 linkage group LG28, Okis_V2, whole genome shotgun sequence:
- the ripply3 gene encoding protein ripply3, giving the protein MLPLGLDTQLPSLTMKAKPMSCMRRYAETEEPLQSYPVIWRPWIPCHRETGLPDKFGQGNVSSRTRQMTKGAHGFQHPVRLFMPKSRTEEYLSHLGKKVLDSFPVQATLHFYNDDSSSEEEDDEDMEEELEVNSLSLDHRSHPLRENS; this is encoded by the exons ATGCTCCCTCTTGGTCTGGATACGCAGCTGCCGTCGCTCACTATGAAAGCCAAACCAATGAGTTGCATGAGACGATACGCGGAGACTGAAGAGCCACTTCAAAG TTATCCGGTAATATGGAGACCATGGATTCCCTGTCACAGAGAAACTGGACTTCCAGATAAA TTTGGCCAAGGGAATGTGTCATCAAGAACCAGACAGATGACCAAAGGTGCCCATGGATTCCAACACCCTGTCAG GCTCTTCATGCCAAAGTCCAGGACTGAGGAATATCTGTCTCATTTGGGGAAGAAGGTCTTGGACAGTTTCCCTGTCCAAGCCACTCTCCACTTCTACAACGATGACTCCAGctctgaggaagaggatgatgaagatATGGAGGAAGAGCTGGAGGTTAATTCACTCAGTTTGGATCACAGGTCCCATCCCCTCAGAGAGAATTCATAG